In Coffea eugenioides isolate CCC68of unplaced genomic scaffold, Ceug_1.0 ScVebR1_3506;HRSCAF=4729, whole genome shotgun sequence, the following proteins share a genomic window:
- the LOC113758029 gene encoding uncharacterized protein LOC113758029: MHQRIDSLELSHGSSKGSRGKAYAHESTDSNSDNNYEHKQSRSKREARPSNDHIPGIKMKIPPFHTYSEEQKVKLAVVEFTDYAVVWWDQLSTSRRRSREPTIQTWTELRRLMRKRFVPSHYYRDLYQKLQTLNQGARSVEDYHKEMEILMLRADIMEDREATMARFLNGLRPEIADQVELHHYVELGDLVEKAIKIERRIKRKDSTRSYSNFSPSYPRTTPPKKEDKGPSNSIPSRPRPDTTKWESKATPKTAIELSLGRNRDTRCFKCQGRGHIASQCPNQRTMIILPNGEFLTDDEDEKEELPSLEEEEEEEEALPIDERVGLVVRRALATQVKAADHAQRENIFYTRCYIKGKVCSLIIDGGSCANVASALMVEKLALPTLRHLTPYRLQWLNDSGDVRVTKQVQVPFRIGKYEDVVLCDVVPMQACHILLGRPWQFDKGDYEDVFPDEIPNGLPPIRGIEHQIDLVPGAPLPNRPAYKMGPDETKELQRQIEELLTKGWARESLSPCAVPVILVPKKDGSWRMCTDCFVVSKQGIKVDEEKVKAIREWPTPSTVGEVRSFHGLASFYRRFVKDFSTIAAPLTAVIKKNEPFVWRDAQVRAFQMLKHQLTHAPLLALPCFDKMFEIECDASGVGIGAVLMQEGKPIAYFSEKLNGAVLNYSTYDKELYSLIRALETWQHYLRPREFVIHTDHESLKHIKSQYKLNKRHVRWIAFIETFPYVIKYKVGKTNVVADALSRKFYILDGFLFYLNRLCIPNCSIRSLLVREAHGGGLMGHFGVAKTLAILQEHFHWPRMKRDVERMVAKCITCHKAKSKLQPYGLYSPLPVPKEPWTDISMDFVLGLPRSKRGNDSIFVIVDRFSKMAHFIPCHKTDDASHIADLFFKEIIRLHGMPRTIVSDRDVKFLSYFWKTLWGKLGTKLLFSTTSHPQTDGQTEVVNRTLSTLLRAIIRKNIRTWEECLPHVEFAYNRTVHSSTHFSPFEIVYGFNPLTPLDLSPLPWVWLHLRKERFPVQRRNKLLPRGDGPFQVIKRINDNAYKLDLPDDEADLRTNPFEEEGDDTNQETPLRTIRVPLGPVTRARAKKMREELQGLVHEIVYLSMDSHPFDNKLNMEALTNQLENHQQRSNSVHGGSNRDESGPMHGGDEEDRRPRYAHQDQRRNDDALKEIKIKIPSFQGKSDPDAYLEWEKCIEMIFECQDYREDQKVKLATLEFTDYAIIWSDQVRLSRRRCGELPVTTWHELPRLMRKRFIPSHYHRDLYQKLQNLSQGSRSVDDYFKEMEIAMLRADVVEDREATMARFLTGLRPKIAEVVELHHYVEITDMVDKASKAERRLKRRDATRLTSTPVSSNWRTYPPTKEKKPIMGASGRIPRR; the protein is encoded by the exons ATGCACCAACGCATTGACAGCTTAGAGTTGTCTCATGGAAGCTCCAAAGGCAGCCGTGGAAAGGCTTATGCACATGAGTCTACCGACTCTAACTCAGACAACAACTATGAGCATAAGCAAAGTAGGTCCAAGCGTGAAGCTAGGCCTTCAAATGACCACATTCCGGGCATAAAGATGAAAATTCCGCCTTTCC ATACTTACTCGGAGGAGCAAAAGGTCAAGTTGGCCGTGGTcgaattcaccgactacgccgTTGTGTGGTGGGATCAACTCTCTACTAGTCGAAGGAGGAGTCGTGAACCTACCATACAAACTTGGACGGAGCTAAGACGACTAATGAGGAAGCGTTTCGTACCAAGTCACTACTACCGTGACTTGTACCAaaagcttcaaaccctcaaCCAAGGAGCACGAAGTGTCGAGGACTAtcacaaggaaatggaaatactcATGCTACGGGCAGACATCATGGAGGATCGAGAAGCAACAATGGCACGCTTCTTGAACGGATTAAGGCCCGAAATTGCTGATCAAGTGGAGTTACACCACTATGTGGAACTTGGGGACTTGGTGGAGAAGGCCATCAAGATTGAAAGGAGGATTAAGAGGAAGGATTCAACTCGGAGTTACTCCAACTTTTCACCCTCTTATCCCCGAACTACACCACCAAAGAAAGAGGATAAAGGGCCGAGTAATTCCATCCCTTCAAGACCGAGGCCGGATACGACTAAGTGGGAGTCTAAAGCAACACCAAAGACTGCCATTGAGTTGAGCTTGGGGCGAAATCGAGATACtagatgcttcaaatgccaaggccgAGGGCATATTGCTAGCCAATGCCCGAACCAACGCACTATGATCATCTTACCCAATGGTGAGTTTCtcactgatgatgaagatgagaaggaggagttgccatcccttgaggaagaagaggaagaagaggaagcatTGCCCATCGATGAACGAGTTGGACTCGTTGTCAGACGAGCCTTAGCAACCCAAGTGAAAGCCGCTGACCATGCACAAAGGGAGAACATTTTCTACACCCGTTGCTATATCAAAGGCAAGGTATGTAGTTTGATCATAGATGGAGGTAGTTGTGCTAATGTTGCTAGTGccttgatggtggagaaactagcACTACCCACTCTACGACATCTAACACCGTATCGTTTGCAATGGTTGAACGATAGCGGTGATGTTCGTGTGACCAAGCAAGTCCAAGTACCTTTCCGAATTGGAAAGTATGAGGACGTGGTGTTATGCGACGTGGTCCCTATGCAAGCATGTCACATACTATTGGGGAGACCATGGCAATTCGACAAGGGA GATTATGAGGATGTCTTTCCCGATGAGATTCCAAATGGACTACCACCAATAAGGggaattgagcatcaaattgacTTGGTTCCAGGTGCCCCACTTCCTAACAGACCAGCCTACAAAATGGGTCCAGATGAGACAAAGGAGCTCCAACGCCAAATCGAAGAGCTTCTAACAAAGGGATGGGCACGAGAAAGCTTGAGCCCATGTGCGGTTCCCGTCATCTTGGTGCctaaaaaggatggaagttggcgaatgtgcactgact GCTTTGTTGTGAGTAAACAGGGAATCAAAGTGGACGAGGAGAAGGttaaagcaattcgagaatggCCTACTCCAAGCACGGTGGGTGAGGTACGTAGCTTCCATGGTCTTGCTAGTTTTTATAGACGATTTGTTAAAGATTTTAGTACCATTGCTGCACCTCTAACTGctgtaattaagaaaaatgagccatttGTGTGGAGAGATGCTCAAGTACGTGCTTTCCAAATGCTTAAACAtcaactcacacatgcaccactACTTGCATTACCATGCTTTGACAAGATGTTTGAAATAGAGTGTGATGCATCTGGGGTGGGTATTGGAGCTGTCCTAATGCAAGAGGGCAAACCAATTGCATACTTTAGTGAAAAACTCAATGGGGCAGTTTTGAACTATTCCACTTATGATAAGGAGTTGTACTCCTTAATCCGTGCTTTAGAAACTTGGCAACATTACTTGAGACCAAGGGAATTTGTCATACACACTGACCATGAGTCGCTTAAGCACATTAAGTCACAATACAAGTTGAATAAGCGTCATGTTaggtggattgcatttattgaaaccttcccttatgtgattaagtacaaagtggggaaaactaatgttgttgctgatgcattatcac GTAAATTCTACAtccttgatggatttcttttctACCTCAATCGACTATGTATACCTAACTGCTCTATTCGCTCTTTACTTGTTAGGGAAGCACATGGAGGTGGCttgatgggacactttggcGTGGCTAAAACCTTAGCTATCCTTCAAGAGCACTTCCATTGGCCAAGGATGAAACGAGATGTGGAGCGAATGGTGGCTAAATGCATTACttgccacaaagctaagtctaaACTTCAACCCTATGGCCTTTATAGTCCTTTACCTGTACCTAAGGAACCTTGGACCGACATTtccatggattttgttttagggttgcctaggtcaaagaggggaaatgatagcatctttgttattgttgacagattttcaaaaatggcacattttataccatgtcacaaaacagatgatgcatcgcacattgctgatttatttttcaaagaaatcattagattgcatggcatgcctaggacaattgtctctgatagggatgtcaaatttttgagttacttttggaaaactttgtggggaaaattgggtaccaaattgctattttctactactagtcacccacaaactgatggccaaactgaggttGTCAATCGTACACTATCTACACTCTTGCGTgccatcattagaaaaaacattagaacctgggaagagtgtttaccccatgttgagtttgcatacaatcgtacggtgcatagttctactcatttttcaccatttgaaatagtctatggttttaaccctttAACACCACTAGACTTATCACCTTTACC CTGGGTGTGGTTACATCTACGCAAGGAAAGGTTCCCAGTCCAAAGGCGCAATAAATTACTTCCCCGAGGAGATGGGCCGTTCCAAGTCATcaagcgcatcaatgacaatgcttacaaactggacctacccg acgatgaagctgatttgaggacaaatccttttgaagaggagggggatgatacgaaccaagagacaccattgcgaactattcgagttcccctaggacccgtaactcgagcacgagctaagaagatgagggaggaactccaaggacttgttcatgagata GTTTACCTTAGCATGGATTCTCACCCTTTTGACAATAAACTTAACATGGAGGCCTTGACGA ACCAACTTGAGAACCATCAACAACGAAGTAACTCGGTTCATGGAGGAAGCAATAGGGATGAATCCGGTCCTATGCATGGCGGAGATGAGGAAGACCGACGGCCTAGATATGCTCAccaagaccaaagaaggaacGATGATGCACTcaaagaaatcaaaatcaaaatccccTCATTCCAAGGGAAATCCGATCCGGATGCCTACTTGGAGTGGGAGAAATGCATCGAGATGATCTTCGAATGTCAAGACTATAGGGAGGACCAAAAGGTAAAGCTTGCCACTCTCGAGTTCACGGATTACGCCATTATCTGGTCGGATCAAGTGCGACTTAGCCGAAGGAGATGTGGAGAACTACCTGTGACCACATGGCATGAACTTCCCAGGTTGATGAGGAAACGGTTCATTCCAAGTCACTACCACCGAGACCTTTATCAAAAACTACAAAACTTGAGTCAAGGGTCTCGAAGTGTAGATGACTATTTCAAGGAGATGGAAATAGCCATGCTACGTGCCGATGTAGTGGAGGACCGGGAAGCGACAATGGCTAGGTTCTTAACTGGGTTGAGACCCAAGATTGCAGAGGTAGTGGAGTTGCATCACTACGTGGAAATCACGGACATGGTGGACAAAGCTTCCAAAGCGGAGCGTCGCCTCAAGAGGAGGGATGCCACTCGACTCACTAGTACACCGGTTAGCTCGAATTGGAGAACATATCCGCCTACGAAGGAGAAGAAACCGATTATGGGAGCTTCGGGAAGGATACCAAGGCGGTGA